From the genome of Sphingobium sp. JS3065, one region includes:
- a CDS encoding acyl-CoA dehydrogenase family protein — protein MDFNLSDLQRMLLDSAERYIGDHYSLEHRRSLRDSADGIDHAAWQTFAELGWLSILVPEELGGLGGSMADVAVLAGALGNRCVREPFTSSAVLSCTLLAGAGETQGAVLESLVAGEARITLAHDEPGERYDYRSPRAVTLAEAGGTLALSGQKMMVLDAPSTTHFIVSAQGADGLALVLVAADSAGVSRTDYALYDDSRAADVAFDRVAVSGENILASGAAAEALLGLALDRARIALAAQSVGAMEAELEICSAYLKERQQFGQAIGKFQALQHIMADMFVAAHQARSMLYFALSQLDAQAAERERAVALARVHIAEAAQLVSRQSIQLHGGYGVTDEYEVSHHYRRQLIIEKLYGDLAYSFSRAAA, from the coding sequence ATGGATTTCAATCTTTCCGACCTTCAGCGCATGCTGCTCGACAGTGCCGAGCGCTATATCGGCGACCATTACAGCCTGGAGCATCGTCGGTCGCTGCGCGACAGCGCCGACGGGATTGATCACGCTGCCTGGCAGACCTTTGCGGAACTGGGATGGCTTTCCATCCTGGTGCCGGAGGAGCTGGGCGGGCTGGGCGGCTCGATGGCCGATGTCGCGGTACTGGCGGGCGCCCTTGGCAACCGCTGCGTCAGGGAGCCGTTCACCAGTTCGGCGGTCCTTTCCTGCACGCTGCTGGCCGGCGCGGGGGAAACGCAGGGCGCCGTCCTTGAAAGCCTCGTGGCTGGAGAGGCGCGCATCACGCTTGCCCATGACGAGCCGGGAGAGCGCTATGATTATCGCTCGCCACGCGCCGTCACGCTGGCGGAAGCGGGCGGCACGCTCGCCCTCTCCGGGCAGAAGATGATGGTTCTCGACGCGCCTTCGACCACGCATTTCATCGTGTCGGCACAGGGGGCGGACGGCCTGGCGCTGGTTCTGGTGGCGGCGGATTCCGCCGGGGTGAGCCGGACCGACTACGCCCTTTATGACGACTCGCGCGCGGCGGACGTCGCCTTCGACAGGGTGGCCGTGAGCGGGGAGAATATCCTCGCATCCGGAGCGGCGGCCGAAGCGCTGCTGGGGCTGGCGCTCGATCGCGCGCGGATCGCTCTCGCCGCCCAGTCCGTGGGGGCGATGGAGGCAGAGCTGGAAATCTGCTCCGCCTATCTGAAGGAACGGCAGCAATTCGGACAGGCCATCGGCAAGTTCCAGGCGCTGCAACATATCATGGCCGACATGTTCGTCGCGGCGCACCAGGCCCGCTCGATGCTGTATTTCGCGCTGTCGCAGCTCGATGCGCAGGCGGCCGAGCGTGAACGGGCCGTCGCGTTGGCGCGGGTCCATATCGCGGAGGCGGCGCAGCTGGTGTCGCGTCAGTCGATCCAGCTGCATGGCGGCTATGGCGTGACCGACGAATATGAAGTGAGCCACCATTATCGTCGGCAGCTGATCATCGAGAAGCTGTACGGCGATCTGGCTTATTCCTTCTCGCGCGCGGCAGCCTGA
- a CDS encoding acyl-CoA dehydrogenase family protein, producing the protein MDLAFDPQLEEFRATVRQAIAEMLPPRIAELQRAHGGINSGHAETLEWTRILSERGWSVPHWPKEYGGTGWTPMQLHIFLEESSSAWAPDTCWGATHMCGPVIYTFGSDAQKQTFLPAFREGRYFLAQGFSEPGNGSDLARLRTAARREGDRYIVNGQKIWTGGAFASEWGFFLVRTNPDVKPQAGISFLMIKLDTPGVTIRRIPQINGDADLCEVFLDNVEVPAENLIGEEGMGWTYAKFLLDHERTTSSFIFTNKRELARAKALAAVEQIDGRPVAEHPDFRSRITRIEAEVTALEWSVLRELANEEFKYDRTAAASTLKVAGSRLQQAITELQVDILGPRALRFHAFEPEERDDAGPLWPTHAEGRTANALIARASTIYGGTLQVQKGIISKLAFGL; encoded by the coding sequence ATGGACCTCGCGTTCGATCCGCAACTGGAAGAATTTCGCGCCACGGTGCGCCAGGCCATCGCGGAGATGCTGCCGCCCCGCATCGCCGAGCTGCAAAGGGCGCATGGCGGCATCAATTCGGGCCATGCCGAAACGCTGGAATGGACCCGAATTCTGAGCGAGCGCGGCTGGTCCGTGCCCCATTGGCCGAAGGAATATGGCGGCACCGGCTGGACGCCGATGCAGCTCCATATCTTTCTGGAGGAATCCAGCAGCGCTTGGGCGCCCGACACCTGCTGGGGCGCGACGCACATGTGCGGGCCGGTGATCTACACCTTCGGATCGGATGCCCAGAAGCAGACCTTCCTCCCCGCCTTCCGCGAGGGCCGCTATTTTCTGGCGCAGGGCTTTTCCGAACCCGGCAACGGATCGGATCTGGCGCGCCTGCGCACCGCCGCGCGGCGCGAGGGCGATCGCTATATCGTCAACGGGCAGAAAATCTGGACCGGCGGCGCCTTCGCGTCCGAATGGGGCTTCTTCCTGGTCCGCACCAACCCGGACGTGAAGCCGCAGGCGGGAATCTCCTTCCTGATGATCAAGCTCGACACGCCGGGCGTCACCATCCGCCGCATCCCCCAGATCAACGGCGACGCCGACCTGTGCGAAGTCTTCCTGGACAATGTCGAGGTTCCAGCCGAAAATCTGATCGGCGAGGAAGGCATGGGCTGGACCTATGCCAAATTCCTGCTCGACCATGAACGCACGACCAGTAGCTTCATCTTCACCAACAAGCGTGAATTGGCCCGCGCCAAGGCGCTCGCCGCGGTCGAGCAGATCGACGGCAGGCCAGTGGCCGAACATCCGGATTTCCGCAGCCGGATCACCCGGATCGAGGCGGAAGTGACGGCGCTGGAATGGTCGGTACTGCGCGAACTGGCGAATGAGGAGTTCAAATATGACCGCACCGCGGCCGCGTCCACGCTGAAAGTGGCGGGATCGCGCCTGCAACAGGCGATCACGGAGCTTCAGGTCGACATATTGGGGCCACGCGCGCTGCGCTTCCACGCCTTTGAACCGGAGGAGCGCGACGATGCGGGTCCGCTATGGCCGACCCATGCCGAAGGCCGCACCGCGAATGCGCTGATTGCCCGCGCGTCGACCATCTATGGCGGCACGCTTCAGGTGCAGAAGGGCATCATCTCCAAATTGGCCTTTGGTCTTTAA